In a single window of the Elaeis guineensis isolate ETL-2024a chromosome 6, EG11, whole genome shotgun sequence genome:
- the LOC105047289 gene encoding uncharacterized protein, which produces MGEDLSQRFHGILPCDEDDDERRESSSFSGDSEDEDFREEETYSPKFPPPLDKTTSLPSKFDATGPLYDLSSLTAQLPSKRGLSKYYQGKSQSFTSLSDVRCLQDLPKKETPFRRKMKSCKSYAGGLDGSTESNQAPATSRKTRSKKASRGSCASSIASSSSKPPAIPVRKDFCLH; this is translated from the exons ATGGGTGAAGATCTCAGCCAGAGGTTTCATGGGATCCTACCTTGTGACGAGGATGATGATGAGCGACGAGAATCTTCCTCCTTCTCCGGCGACTCCGAAGACGAAGATTTCAGGGAGGAGGAAACTTATTCTCCAAAATTTCCACCACCTTTGGACAAAACAACCTCCTTGCCATCAAAATTCGATGCAACTGGGCCTCTCTACGATTTATCCTCCCTCACGGCGCAACTTCCTAGCAA GAGGGGGCTATCAAAGTACTATCAAGGGAAGTCCCAGTCCTTCACCTCCCTGTCCGATGTGAGGTGCCTCCAGGATCTGCCTAAGAAAGAGACTCCCTTCAGAAGGAAGATGAAGTCATGCAAGAGCTATGCAGGAGGTCTAGATGGAAGCACAGAATCTAATCAAGCACCGGCTACTTCCAGGAAGACCAGATCAAAGAAGGCGTCAAGAGGTTCTTGTGCTTCTTCGATTGCAAGCAGCAGCAGCAAACCACCAGCTATTCCTGTACGAAAGGATTTTTGTCTCCACTAA
- the LOC105047290 gene encoding phosphatidylglycerophosphate phosphatase PTPMT2: MRITELEDGGSEDLGGRELVPVKAKRALVGAGGRILFYPTLLYNVFRNKIEAEFRWWDEVDQFILLGAVPFPKHVPHLQQLGVRGVITLNEPYETLVPSSLYQAHGIDHLVIPTRDYLFAPSLVDINRAVDFIHRNASNGRITYVHCKAGRGRSTTIVLCYLVEYKHMTPASALEYVRSRRPRVLLAPSQWRAVQEYSKRKQEFPASQGPRPSSSLPGDEVLITAADLEGYGTISEDASNDPSLSFCRLSIPTSPLREDEVLITEADLEGYDTHADACKDTGVSLNGIPETRPMTKRLSCLFTSFKVSRSGQSAASRLAELRAC; the protein is encoded by the exons ATGAGAATTACGGAATTGGAGGACGGGGGATCTGAGGATCTTGGTGGCCGGGAACTCGTTCCGGTCAAGGCAAAGAGGGCGCTGGTAGGGGCGGGAGGTCGGATTCTCTTTTACCCGACACTTCTCTACAATGTCTTCCGGAACAAGATCGAGGCCGAGTTCCGGTGGTGGGACGAAGTCGATCAg TTTATTTTGCTCGGTGCTGTTCCATTCCCCAAACATGTACCCCACCTTCAGCAACTTGGAGTTCGAGGAGTCATCACCCTAAATGAACCATATGAGACCCTGGTTCCATCATCCTTATATCAG GCTCATGGGATTGATCATCTAGTGATTCCCACAAGAGATTACCTTTTTGCCCCTTCACTTGTGGATATCAACCGAGCTGTAGATTTCATCCACA GGAATGCATCCAATGGGAGGATTACATATGTGCACTGTAAAGCTGGAAGAGGACGCAGCACAACCATTGTTCTATGCTACCTG GTGGAGTATAAGCACATGACACCCGCATCTGCTTTGGAATATGTACGATCAAGAAGGCCTCGAGTGCTATTGGCTCCCTCGCAATGGCGG GCTGTCCAGGAATACAGCAAGCGCAAACAAGAATTCCCTGCAAGCCAAGGTCCTAGGCCGTCAAGTTCGCTCCCAGGCGATGAAGTTTTGATCACTGCAGCAGATCTAGAAGGGTATGGTACCATCAGTGAGGATGCTAGCAATGATCCCAGCCTCTCATTCTGTAGGCTATCCATACCAACAAGTCCACTCAGGGAGGATGAAGTTTTGATAACTGAGGCAGATCTAGAGGGGTATGATACCCATGCAGATGCTTGTAAAGATACAGGTGTCTCATTAAATGGGATTCCTGAGACAAGGCCCATGACAAAGCGGCTTTCTTGCCTCTTTACATCCTTCAAGGTTTCCAGGAGTGGTCAGTCAGCTGCCAGCCGGCTTGCAGAGCTTCGCGCTTGCTAG